In a single window of the Gossypium hirsutum isolate 1008001.06 chromosome D02, Gossypium_hirsutum_v2.1, whole genome shotgun sequence genome:
- the LOC107910281 gene encoding peptidyl-prolyl cis-trans isomerase FKBP16-3, chloroplastic isoform X3: protein MAFSNIRAQAIIVRSSSCKTRKYSNGPDLVTRRDVMGLLFGVPIISLNSPDADGAGLPPEEKPKLCDDACEKELENVPMVTTESGLQYKDIKVGEGPSPPVGFQVAANYVAMVPSGQIFDSSLEKGQPYIFRVGSGQVIKGLDEGILSMKIGGKRRLYIPGPLAFPKGLTSAPGRPRVAPSSPVVFDVSLEYIPGLEDEEL, encoded by the exons ATGGCCTTCTCAAATATCAGGGCTCAAGCTATAATTGTTAGGTCTTCAAGTTGTAAGACAAGGAAATACAGCAATGGACCGGATTTAGTTACACGAAGGGATGTGATGGGGTTGCTTTTCGGAGTTCCGATCATCTCGTTGAACTCGCCAGATGCCGATGGTGCCGGCTTGCCACCCGAAGAAAAGCCGAAACTATGCGATGATGCCTGCGAAAAGGAGCTTGAAAAT GTACCTATGGTAACTACGGAATCCGGTTTGCAGTACAAGGATATTAAAGTTGGTGAAGGTCCCAGTCCTCCAGTTGGTTTTCAG GTTGCTGCTAATTACGTCGCAATGGTTCCTTCCGGACAAATATTCGATAG TTCGCTGGAGAAAGGTCAGCCCTACATATTTCGAGTTGGATCCGGACAG GTGATAAAGGGGCTTGATGAGGGGATTTTGAGCATGAAAATAGGAGGGAAGCGCAGACTTTATATTCCGGGACCA CTGGCATTCCCGAAGGGTTTAACTTCTGCACCAGGAAGACCAAGGGTAGCTCCAAGTAGCCCAGTCGTTTTTGATGTGAGTTTGGAATACATACCTGGACTTGAAGATGAAGAACTAtaa
- the LOC107910281 gene encoding peptidyl-prolyl cis-trans isomerase FKBP16-3, chloroplastic isoform X1: protein MASSMSSSPSSLLLPLGSASEKKLYANHMAFSNIRAQAIIVRSSSCKTRKYSNGPDLVTRRDVMGLLFGVPIISLNSPDADGAGLPPEEKPKLCDDACEKELENVPMVTTESGLQYKDIKVGEGPSPPVGFQVAANYVAMVPSGQIFDSSLEKGQPYIFRVGSGQVIKGLDEGILSMKIGGKRRLYIPGPLAFPKGLTSAPGRPRVAPSSPVVFDVSLEYIPGLEDEEL from the exons ATGGCATCAAGCATGTCTTCTTCTCCTTCCTCTTTGTTGCTTCCCCTTG GTTCTGCATCTGAGAAGAAACTGTATGCCAATCATATGGCCTTCTCAAATATCAGGGCTCAAGCTATAATTGTTAGGTCTTCAAGTTGTAAGACAAGGAAATACAGCAATGGACCGGATTTAGTTACACGAAGGGATGTGATGGGGTTGCTTTTCGGAGTTCCGATCATCTCGTTGAACTCGCCAGATGCCGATGGTGCCGGCTTGCCACCCGAAGAAAAGCCGAAACTATGCGATGATGCCTGCGAAAAGGAGCTTGAAAAT GTACCTATGGTAACTACGGAATCCGGTTTGCAGTACAAGGATATTAAAGTTGGTGAAGGTCCCAGTCCTCCAGTTGGTTTTCAG GTTGCTGCTAATTACGTCGCAATGGTTCCTTCCGGACAAATATTCGATAG TTCGCTGGAGAAAGGTCAGCCCTACATATTTCGAGTTGGATCCGGACAG GTGATAAAGGGGCTTGATGAGGGGATTTTGAGCATGAAAATAGGAGGGAAGCGCAGACTTTATATTCCGGGACCA CTGGCATTCCCGAAGGGTTTAACTTCTGCACCAGGAAGACCAAGGGTAGCTCCAAGTAGCCCAGTCGTTTTTGATGTGAGTTTGGAATACATACCTGGACTTGAAGATGAAGAACTAtaa
- the LOC107910281 gene encoding peptidyl-prolyl cis-trans isomerase FKBP16-3, chloroplastic isoform X4 encodes MASSMSSSPSSLLLPLGSASEKKLYANHMAFSNIRAQAIIVRSSSCKTRKYSNGPDLVTRRDVMGLLFGVPIISLNSPDADGAGLPPEEKPKLCDDACEKELENVPMVTTESGLQYKDIKVGEGPSPPVGFQVAANYVAMVPSGQIFDSSLEKGQPYIFRVGSGQVIKGLDEGILSMKIGGKRRLYIPGPKVPWRSLH; translated from the exons ATGGCATCAAGCATGTCTTCTTCTCCTTCCTCTTTGTTGCTTCCCCTTG GTTCTGCATCTGAGAAGAAACTGTATGCCAATCATATGGCCTTCTCAAATATCAGGGCTCAAGCTATAATTGTTAGGTCTTCAAGTTGTAAGACAAGGAAATACAGCAATGGACCGGATTTAGTTACACGAAGGGATGTGATGGGGTTGCTTTTCGGAGTTCCGATCATCTCGTTGAACTCGCCAGATGCCGATGGTGCCGGCTTGCCACCCGAAGAAAAGCCGAAACTATGCGATGATGCCTGCGAAAAGGAGCTTGAAAAT GTACCTATGGTAACTACGGAATCCGGTTTGCAGTACAAGGATATTAAAGTTGGTGAAGGTCCCAGTCCTCCAGTTGGTTTTCAG GTTGCTGCTAATTACGTCGCAATGGTTCCTTCCGGACAAATATTCGATAG TTCGCTGGAGAAAGGTCAGCCCTACATATTTCGAGTTGGATCCGGACAG GTGATAAAGGGGCTTGATGAGGGGATTTTGAGCATGAAAATAGGAGGGAAGCGCAGACTTTATATTCCGGGACCA AAAGTACCATGGAGGTCCTTGCACTAA
- the LOC107910280 gene encoding formin-like protein 1 isoform X2, translating into MSIPNPDSHVSDRNIGSPSLSSTATSPNRTLIEKLDASIRNFKDLVRNIWTPSISASAATSSFKLNEEMIKTLFVAKKPNPKPKQATPCSVLPSPNQDNRVLDPKKAQNIAILLRALNVTVEEVCEALLEDLM; encoded by the exons ATGTCGATCCCGAACCCAGATTCACATGTTTCTGATCGAAACATTGGATCACCATCACTATCTTCGACTGCTACTTCGCCAAATAGAACGTTGATCGAGAAATTAGATGCATCgattagaaatttcaaggattTGGTTCGAAATATATGGACTCCATCGATTTCAGCTTCAGCTGCAACTAGTTCATTCAA ATTGAATGAGGAGATGATTAAAACACTATTTGTCGCAAAAAAACCGAATCCTAAACCAAAGCAAGCAACTCCATGTTCTGTTCTTCCTTCACCAAACCAAGATAACAGAGTGTTGGATCCCAAAAAGGCACAAAACATAGCAATTTTGTTGAGGGCACTCAATGTGACCGTCGAGGAAGTTTGTGAAGCCCTTTTAGAAG ATCTAATGTAA
- the LOC107910281 gene encoding peptidyl-prolyl cis-trans isomerase FKBP16-3, chloroplastic isoform X2 — protein sequence MASSMSSSPSSLLLPLGSASEKKLYANHMAFSNIRAQAIIVRSSSCKTRKYSNGPDLVTRRDVMGLLFGVPIISLNSPDADGAGLPPEEKPKLCDDACEKELENVPMVTTESGLQYKDIKVGEGPSPPVGFQVAANYVAMVPSGQIFDSSLEKGQPYIFRVGSGQVIKGLDEGILSMKIGGKRRLYIPGPYHGGPCTKSRIVFYPFT from the exons ATGGCATCAAGCATGTCTTCTTCTCCTTCCTCTTTGTTGCTTCCCCTTG GTTCTGCATCTGAGAAGAAACTGTATGCCAATCATATGGCCTTCTCAAATATCAGGGCTCAAGCTATAATTGTTAGGTCTTCAAGTTGTAAGACAAGGAAATACAGCAATGGACCGGATTTAGTTACACGAAGGGATGTGATGGGGTTGCTTTTCGGAGTTCCGATCATCTCGTTGAACTCGCCAGATGCCGATGGTGCCGGCTTGCCACCCGAAGAAAAGCCGAAACTATGCGATGATGCCTGCGAAAAGGAGCTTGAAAAT GTACCTATGGTAACTACGGAATCCGGTTTGCAGTACAAGGATATTAAAGTTGGTGAAGGTCCCAGTCCTCCAGTTGGTTTTCAG GTTGCTGCTAATTACGTCGCAATGGTTCCTTCCGGACAAATATTCGATAG TTCGCTGGAGAAAGGTCAGCCCTACATATTTCGAGTTGGATCCGGACAG GTGATAAAGGGGCTTGATGAGGGGATTTTGAGCATGAAAATAGGAGGGAAGCGCAGACTTTATATTCCGGGACCA TACCATGGAGGTCCTTGCACTAAGAGTCGGATTGTATTTTATccctttacttaa
- the LOC107910281 gene encoding peptidyl-prolyl cis-trans isomerase FKBP16-3, chloroplastic isoform X5 yields the protein MASSMSSSPSSLLLPLGSASEKKLYANHMAFSNIRAQAIIVRSSSCKTRKYSNGPDLVTRRDVMGLLFGVPIISLNSPDADGAGLPPEEKPKLCDDACEKELENVPMVTTESGLQYKDIKVGEGPSPPVGFQVAANYVAMVPSGQIFDSSLEKGQPYIFRVGSGQVIKGLDEGILSMKIGGKRRLYIPGPGPLRDFYH from the exons ATGGCATCAAGCATGTCTTCTTCTCCTTCCTCTTTGTTGCTTCCCCTTG GTTCTGCATCTGAGAAGAAACTGTATGCCAATCATATGGCCTTCTCAAATATCAGGGCTCAAGCTATAATTGTTAGGTCTTCAAGTTGTAAGACAAGGAAATACAGCAATGGACCGGATTTAGTTACACGAAGGGATGTGATGGGGTTGCTTTTCGGAGTTCCGATCATCTCGTTGAACTCGCCAGATGCCGATGGTGCCGGCTTGCCACCCGAAGAAAAGCCGAAACTATGCGATGATGCCTGCGAAAAGGAGCTTGAAAAT GTACCTATGGTAACTACGGAATCCGGTTTGCAGTACAAGGATATTAAAGTTGGTGAAGGTCCCAGTCCTCCAGTTGGTTTTCAG GTTGCTGCTAATTACGTCGCAATGGTTCCTTCCGGACAAATATTCGATAG TTCGCTGGAGAAAGGTCAGCCCTACATATTTCGAGTTGGATCCGGACAG GTGATAAAGGGGCTTGATGAGGGGATTTTGAGCATGAAAATAGGAGGGAAGCGCAGACTTTATATTCCGGGACCA GGGCCTTTACGAGActtttaccattga
- the LOC107910280 gene encoding formin-like protein 1 isoform X1, producing MSIPNPDSHVSDRNIGSPSLSSTATSPNRTLIEKLDASIRNFKDLVRNIWTPSISASAATSSFKLNEEMIKTLFVAKKPNPKPKQATPCSVLPSPNQDNRVLDPKKAQNIAILLRALNVTVEEVCEALLEGNEIAI from the exons ATGTCGATCCCGAACCCAGATTCACATGTTTCTGATCGAAACATTGGATCACCATCACTATCTTCGACTGCTACTTCGCCAAATAGAACGTTGATCGAGAAATTAGATGCATCgattagaaatttcaaggattTGGTTCGAAATATATGGACTCCATCGATTTCAGCTTCAGCTGCAACTAGTTCATTCAA ATTGAATGAGGAGATGATTAAAACACTATTTGTCGCAAAAAAACCGAATCCTAAACCAAAGCAAGCAACTCCATGTTCTGTTCTTCCTTCACCAAACCAAGATAACAGAGTGTTGGATCCCAAAAAGGCACAAAACATAGCAATTTTGTTGAGGGCACTCAATGTGACCGTCGAGGAAGTTTGTGAAGCCCTTTTAGAAGGTAATGAAATTGCCATTTAG